The following proteins are co-located in the Lepisosteus oculatus isolate fLepOcu1 chromosome 9, fLepOcu1.hap2, whole genome shotgun sequence genome:
- the mrpl58 gene encoding large ribosomal subunit protein mL62 isoform X2: MAAPILRCLCARPVRFTLGSVRIHTGFLHRNLGTEFKSAYSLDKIYPSSCFDYGRSAADYSRDCSLQNSTDIPLDRLTVTYSRSSGPGGQHVNKVNTKAEIRFHVQTADWIPEDVRQKIILKNKNRINKSGELIVTSEASRYQMRNLADCLQKIGDIIAEASLKPKEPSEEDKALRKTRLEKMQQDRLKQKKMHSDLKQSRRVGLD, from the exons ATGGCAGCTCCCATACTGAGGTGCTTGTGTGCGCGCCCTGTTCGGTTCACTCTGGGATCGGTTCGAATTCATACTGGTTTCCTCCATAGAAACCTTGGGACTGAGTTTAAGAGCGCATACAGTTTGGATAAGATATATCCCAGTTCTTGCTTCGACTACGGACGCTCAGCAGCAGATTATTCTCGG gattGCAGCCTACAGAATTCTACAGACATTCCTCTTG ATCGGCTCACTGTGACGTACAGTCGAAGCAGTGGACCAGGCGGGCAGCATGTGAACAAAG TTAACACAAAAGCAGAAATTCGCTTCCATGTCCAAACAGCCGACTGGATACCAGAGGATGTACGACAGAAGATCATTCTAAAG AATAAAAATCGAATCAACAAATCTGGGGAGCTCATTGTGACTTCAGAAGCCAGTCGGTATCAGATGCGAAACCTGGCGGATTGTCTGCAAAAGATTGGCGACATTATAGCGGAGGCCAGCCTCAAGCCCAAGGAGCCATCAGAGGAAGACAAGGCTCTTCGAAAAACCAG GTTAGAGAAGATGCAGCAGGACCGGCTGAAGCAGAAGAAGATGCACTCAGATCTGAAACAAAGCAGGCGTGTGGGTTTGGACTGA
- the galk1 gene encoding galactokinase isoform X1: protein MAGEVSGVSTVLDEARRVYRETFGGQEPTVAACAPGRVNLIGEHTDYNQGFVLPMALPLVTVMVGSQTSDRSVSIVTVAEGADDPQRVDFELSSSNALTPGQPKWANYVKGVFQHYRAGPLCGLRAVIASSVPLGGGLSSSASLEVAVYTFLQQLCPDDGDDVAKALACQKAEHTHAGMPCGIMDQFISVLGREGHALLIDCRSLEATLVPLTDPKLVVLVANSNVRHSLTGSEYPSRRRQCEEAAAGLGKSSLREATLADLERAKGRLDGETYRRARHVIEEIERTAQAAAALRKGEYREFGRLMVESHNSLRDQYEVSCPELDQLVSAAMEVEGVYGSRMTGGGFGGCTVTLLEASAVDRVIQHLKERYTGTPTFYITTPSEGARVLSL, encoded by the exons ATGGCCGGTGAAGTTTCAGGAGTGTCCACTGTCTTGGACGAAGCTCGTCGGGTGTACCGAGAGACGTTTGGGGGTCAGGAGCCGACTGTGGCAGCATGCGCACCCGGGAGGGTCAATCTTATTGGCGAGCACACGGATTACAACCAGGGATTTGTGCTGCCGATG GCTTTGCCCCTGGTAACCGTGATGGTGGGTAGTCAGACCTCTGACCGCAGCGTTTCCATAGTGACGGTAGCTGAGGGGGCCGATGACCCGCAGCGGGTGGACTTTGAGTTATCTAGTTCTAATGCCCTGACCCCTGGACAGCCCAAATGGGCCAACTATGTCAAGGGAGTCTTCCAGCACTACAGAG CTGGGCCCCTGTGTGGATTGAGAGCTGTGATAGCCAGCAGTGTGCCACTGGGGGGTGGACTTTCCAGTTCAGCCTCTTTGGAAGTCGCTGTTTATACATTCCTCCAGCAGCTCTGCCCAG ATGATGGCGATGACGTTGCAAAGGCGCTGGCCTGTCAGAAGGCAGAACACACCCACGCTGGAATGCCCTGTGGCATCATGGACCAGTTTATCTCGGTACTGGGCAGGGAAGGACATGCGCTCCTAATCGACTGCAG GTCCCTAGAGGCCACTCTTGTGCCCCTCACAGACCCCAAACTGGTTGTCCTCGTCGCCAACTCCAACGTGCGCCACTCTCTGACGGGCAGCGAGTACCCCAGCCGCAGGCGGCAGTGCGAGGAGGCCGCTGCTGGCCTGGGAAAGAGCAGTCTGCGGGAGGCCACACTGGCAGACCTGGAGC GTGCCAAGGGACGACTGGACGGGGAGACGTACCGGCGGGCACGCCACGTGATCGAGGAGATCGAGCGCACCGCCCAGGCGGCGGCAGCGCTGAGGAAGGGGGAGTACCGCGAGTTTGGGAGGCTGATGGTAGAGAGTCACAATTCTCTCAG GGACCAGTATGAGGTCAGCTGCCCCGAGCTGGACCAGCTGGTTTCTGCGGCGATGGAGGTGGAGGGGGTGTACGGCAGCAGGATGACGGGCGGGGGGTTCGGGGGGTGCACCGTCACCCTGCTGGAGGCTTCGGCTGTGGACAGAGTCATACAGCACCTAAAG GAGCGATACACTGGAACACCGACCTTCTACATTACCACCCCATCAGAGGGAGCACGAGTCCTGAGCCTGTGA
- the galk1 gene encoding galactokinase isoform X2, with amino-acid sequence MGAGHFVGALPLVTVMVGSQTSDRSVSIVTVAEGADDPQRVDFELSSSNALTPGQPKWANYVKGVFQHYRAGPLCGLRAVIASSVPLGGGLSSSASLEVAVYTFLQQLCPDDGDDVAKALACQKAEHTHAGMPCGIMDQFISVLGREGHALLIDCRSLEATLVPLTDPKLVVLVANSNVRHSLTGSEYPSRRRQCEEAAAGLGKSSLREATLADLERAKGRLDGETYRRARHVIEEIERTAQAAAALRKGEYREFGRLMVESHNSLRDQYEVSCPELDQLVSAAMEVEGVYGSRMTGGGFGGCTVTLLEASAVDRVIQHLKERYTGTPTFYITTPSEGARVLSL; translated from the exons ATGGGAGCGGGGCATTTCGTCGGG GCTTTGCCCCTGGTAACCGTGATGGTGGGTAGTCAGACCTCTGACCGCAGCGTTTCCATAGTGACGGTAGCTGAGGGGGCCGATGACCCGCAGCGGGTGGACTTTGAGTTATCTAGTTCTAATGCCCTGACCCCTGGACAGCCCAAATGGGCCAACTATGTCAAGGGAGTCTTCCAGCACTACAGAG CTGGGCCCCTGTGTGGATTGAGAGCTGTGATAGCCAGCAGTGTGCCACTGGGGGGTGGACTTTCCAGTTCAGCCTCTTTGGAAGTCGCTGTTTATACATTCCTCCAGCAGCTCTGCCCAG ATGATGGCGATGACGTTGCAAAGGCGCTGGCCTGTCAGAAGGCAGAACACACCCACGCTGGAATGCCCTGTGGCATCATGGACCAGTTTATCTCGGTACTGGGCAGGGAAGGACATGCGCTCCTAATCGACTGCAG GTCCCTAGAGGCCACTCTTGTGCCCCTCACAGACCCCAAACTGGTTGTCCTCGTCGCCAACTCCAACGTGCGCCACTCTCTGACGGGCAGCGAGTACCCCAGCCGCAGGCGGCAGTGCGAGGAGGCCGCTGCTGGCCTGGGAAAGAGCAGTCTGCGGGAGGCCACACTGGCAGACCTGGAGC GTGCCAAGGGACGACTGGACGGGGAGACGTACCGGCGGGCACGCCACGTGATCGAGGAGATCGAGCGCACCGCCCAGGCGGCGGCAGCGCTGAGGAAGGGGGAGTACCGCGAGTTTGGGAGGCTGATGGTAGAGAGTCACAATTCTCTCAG GGACCAGTATGAGGTCAGCTGCCCCGAGCTGGACCAGCTGGTTTCTGCGGCGATGGAGGTGGAGGGGGTGTACGGCAGCAGGATGACGGGCGGGGGGTTCGGGGGGTGCACCGTCACCCTGCTGGAGGCTTCGGCTGTGGACAGAGTCATACAGCACCTAAAG GAGCGATACACTGGAACACCGACCTTCTACATTACCACCCCATCAGAGGGAGCACGAGTCCTGAGCCTGTGA
- the galk1 gene encoding galactokinase isoform X3: MVGSQTSDRSVSIVTVAEGADDPQRVDFELSSSNALTPGQPKWANYVKGVFQHYRAGPLCGLRAVIASSVPLGGGLSSSASLEVAVYTFLQQLCPDDGDDVAKALACQKAEHTHAGMPCGIMDQFISVLGREGHALLIDCRSLEATLVPLTDPKLVVLVANSNVRHSLTGSEYPSRRRQCEEAAAGLGKSSLREATLADLERAKGRLDGETYRRARHVIEEIERTAQAAAALRKGEYREFGRLMVESHNSLRDQYEVSCPELDQLVSAAMEVEGVYGSRMTGGGFGGCTVTLLEASAVDRVIQHLKERYTGTPTFYITTPSEGARVLSL, encoded by the exons ATGGTGGGTAGTCAGACCTCTGACCGCAGCGTTTCCATAGTGACGGTAGCTGAGGGGGCCGATGACCCGCAGCGGGTGGACTTTGAGTTATCTAGTTCTAATGCCCTGACCCCTGGACAGCCCAAATGGGCCAACTATGTCAAGGGAGTCTTCCAGCACTACAGAG CTGGGCCCCTGTGTGGATTGAGAGCTGTGATAGCCAGCAGTGTGCCACTGGGGGGTGGACTTTCCAGTTCAGCCTCTTTGGAAGTCGCTGTTTATACATTCCTCCAGCAGCTCTGCCCAG ATGATGGCGATGACGTTGCAAAGGCGCTGGCCTGTCAGAAGGCAGAACACACCCACGCTGGAATGCCCTGTGGCATCATGGACCAGTTTATCTCGGTACTGGGCAGGGAAGGACATGCGCTCCTAATCGACTGCAG GTCCCTAGAGGCCACTCTTGTGCCCCTCACAGACCCCAAACTGGTTGTCCTCGTCGCCAACTCCAACGTGCGCCACTCTCTGACGGGCAGCGAGTACCCCAGCCGCAGGCGGCAGTGCGAGGAGGCCGCTGCTGGCCTGGGAAAGAGCAGTCTGCGGGAGGCCACACTGGCAGACCTGGAGC GTGCCAAGGGACGACTGGACGGGGAGACGTACCGGCGGGCACGCCACGTGATCGAGGAGATCGAGCGCACCGCCCAGGCGGCGGCAGCGCTGAGGAAGGGGGAGTACCGCGAGTTTGGGAGGCTGATGGTAGAGAGTCACAATTCTCTCAG GGACCAGTATGAGGTCAGCTGCCCCGAGCTGGACCAGCTGGTTTCTGCGGCGATGGAGGTGGAGGGGGTGTACGGCAGCAGGATGACGGGCGGGGGGTTCGGGGGGTGCACCGTCACCCTGCTGGAGGCTTCGGCTGTGGACAGAGTCATACAGCACCTAAAG GAGCGATACACTGGAACACCGACCTTCTACATTACCACCCCATCAGAGGGAGCACGAGTCCTGAGCCTGTGA
- the mrpl58 gene encoding large ribosomal subunit protein mL62 isoform X1 — MAAPILRCLCARPVRFTLGSVRIHTGFLHRNLGTEFKSAYSLDKIYPSSCFDYGRSAADYSRVRHIKDCSLQNSTDIPLDRLTVTYSRSSGPGGQHVNKVNTKAEIRFHVQTADWIPEDVRQKIILKNKNRINKSGELIVTSEASRYQMRNLADCLQKIGDIIAEASLKPKEPSEEDKALRKTRLEKMQQDRLKQKKMHSDLKQSRRVGLD; from the exons ATGGCAGCTCCCATACTGAGGTGCTTGTGTGCGCGCCCTGTTCGGTTCACTCTGGGATCGGTTCGAATTCATACTGGTTTCCTCCATAGAAACCTTGGGACTGAGTTTAAGAGCGCATACAGTTTGGATAAGATATATCCCAGTTCTTGCTTCGACTACGGACGCTCAGCAGCAGATTATTCTCGGGTACGTCATATTAAA gattGCAGCCTACAGAATTCTACAGACATTCCTCTTG ATCGGCTCACTGTGACGTACAGTCGAAGCAGTGGACCAGGCGGGCAGCATGTGAACAAAG TTAACACAAAAGCAGAAATTCGCTTCCATGTCCAAACAGCCGACTGGATACCAGAGGATGTACGACAGAAGATCATTCTAAAG AATAAAAATCGAATCAACAAATCTGGGGAGCTCATTGTGACTTCAGAAGCCAGTCGGTATCAGATGCGAAACCTGGCGGATTGTCTGCAAAAGATTGGCGACATTATAGCGGAGGCCAGCCTCAAGCCCAAGGAGCCATCAGAGGAAGACAAGGCTCTTCGAAAAACCAG GTTAGAGAAGATGCAGCAGGACCGGCTGAAGCAGAAGAAGATGCACTCAGATCTGAAACAAAGCAGGCGTGTGGGTTTGGACTGA